The Acinetobacter wuhouensis genome includes the window AATCGCATCAATAATTAAATGATTTTCTTTAGATTTTGGTAAGTTATAAAGTTCTAATAATTCTTTAATATGACTCACTGCATCGCCTTTCATCAGCGCCAAAGTATTTAAAGAAAGATGCGAAATAATGCGCCATTGTTCATTTTTATTTTTTTCAAATTGAAATGGTTCTGTCGGTCTTTTCAAGACCAACGCACGGCGAGCAATGGTACTGTCATTCAAATTCAAGACATTATTCGACTGCCCCAATGCTTCATGTGGTAGATCACGATTTGAGCACAATAGCTTACAACTCACAAAATCAGACTTAATGCTTTGTGGCTCGAGATCTTTAGAGATAATTGAATAACCTGTTTCTACGAACTGATTTTGTAAAATCGTTGGATTCAGTGCATAAAAAAACTGAACATCATCGCCATGATAATGACTCATTGCAAAAAATGGTAAGATTGGATAAATCACCTGATCTTGATTACTTTTCTCACGAATCAAATTCATCTCGACAATCGAATAAACTTGATAAAACTCAGGGTGATGTGCATCTGTAATTAAAGGATATTCTAAATTTTTATGATTGATTTTTTGTGGTTCAGCTTGCTTTTCAAATAGATTGACAACTGGGCTCGTAAACAATTTAAAATTCGCCACATTCAATTCTGAATAATTACGAATAATCGCTTGATCATTTAAATTGAGTTTTAAATGGATTTGAATTTCAAAATTTTGCTGTTCAGATTTCAAGTGCTTAAGAACATCTAAATTCAAATTTAAATAACTGAATTTTTCAGGAAAGCAAAAATATTCAATCAACAAACGATAAGCATGATGTGTATGCTGATCGATAGGCAATATACTTTCATTTTCATCAAAACCCATGACTTCAAATGGATTTTTAATTGAAATGACTTTTTGATTTATCCGCAGACTAAAACTGGTATCCTTATGAAAGATATGATCTAGAACTTGTAGCGGAAAATTTGAAATTGCATCTAAATAAATGGGGAGCTTCTCAAGCTTTAACCAATTCTTAGCAGGATTTAACAAATCAAATTTTAAATTTAAAGTCGCATTTTGATTGAGGTGAATATGCGCACTCGGATTGGTTTGAAAACTTAAACTTTCTAATTGGATCGGTAAAAGGCGGACTTCAGCACTCGTCGTAAACTCGCATTGCACACCTTTAAAACTTCTAGACTTTAACGACGTTCCTTTAGCAATTACATGTGCTTCTGTAAGTTGTTTTTGTTTATTAATATCTTCAAAGCTGACAACAGAACAAGCTGGAAAATGGCGTAAATATTGAGGGAACATCACCTCAAATAAAGAACGAGTAAAAATATCATAACTATCGGCTAATTTTTTATCGATACGCGCAGCAATTAAGGAAAAGGCTTGAATCAAACGTTCGATATGAGGATCATCAATTTGTTCTTGGTTTAATGATAATCGCTGTGCAATTTTAGGATATTTATCTGCAAATAAACGGGACTGCTGTCCAAATTCTTGTAGTTGCTTTTCATAATACGGTAAAAGTTCTTCGATCACGACATACCCACTTTATATTTTTAAGATTTTGCTGAAATTTCATATTGTTGTGTTGTTGGTTTAAGTAAGGCATCAAAAATTACGGGTTCATACAGTGGGTGGATATTTAAGTAAGCTTGAATACTTAAACATAAAGACCCTACATTTTGGTCATCTAATTGCATTTCTACTTTAATTTGCTTTAATCGGGGCTCATGTGCGGCAATGGATTGTTCTATTGATTGGCAAATCGTATCTCGGTCTGTTGGATTTGCAGTAGAAAGTCCTACAAAATCAATAATTCCAAATTGAACAATTGACTTTTTTGCCTGAGGATAATCATCAAAATCTGTATCAAGTTTGGCTATACGTGTATTCAGTAAGTCTTCTAAATCTTGAGCAACGGAATCTCTCAGCTCTTTTAATGAAAGCCCTTTGCTATACTCATCTTCAACGATTAAACGATCAAATAATGTAGATCGAAATCCATAGGGGTAAAGTTGATCTAAATTCATAGATTAAATTCTTATGTAGAGTAACAGAAGGGACATTGATGCCCCTTCTGTCTTACATCTAATTACGCATTGAATGCTGCAGTATTTGTAGATAGAGACCATTTAGAAACAACAGTACCTTTAGCATTTCCGCTAATATCTTGTTGTAAATAAGTCCATTCTACTGCTGCATATTTCAAACCAAATGATTCAGTTGGTACACCTTCTTCATTTACAGAAGGAGTTACACTTGAAATCAGTACATGTTTCAATTTGATTTGAAGATATTTGATACGCTTTTCACCATTTGCACGATAAAAATCAACTTGTACTTCATCAAATGTATAACCAGCAGAAGAAGCTTCCCAAAGTTTTGGACTTGTTGCATCCAAATCTTTAACGAAAACCATATCTGAATGCTCTACACGTTCAGCAGTATGACCACCAACGCTTGATGAAGTAGCAGATTTTGGTTGACGAATATTATGAGACCAAGAATTAACTTCTAGCCAATTTTTGTGCTCAGAATCACGCGACTCGCCATCTACTTTGTATTTACCTTGAAAACGAACGTATATATCTTTCATTGGAATTACCCTTATTTTTTAAAGTTATTATTTAGCTACACTCTAATTTAATTCGAGGACTGAGGTAACTCAGTAACAAGTCGCAATGAAACCGACAACTCATCCAGCTGGAAATGTGGTCTTAAAAAAACCACAGACTTGTAGTGGCCTGGCTCAGCAGGATTTTCTACAACTTTTACAGAAGCCTCACGAAGCGGATATTGCGCTTTAGCTTCCTGTGAAGCTCCATCATCTAGGAGTACATATTGTGACAACCACTCATTCAGGAAAGCCTCAATATTTCCCGCAGATGCAAAACTACCGACTTTATCGCGCATCATTGCTTTCAAATAATGTGCAATACGAGAAACAGCCATAATGTATTGAATCTGACTCGACAACGAAGAATTCGCATTGGCTGTATCACTATCATATTTCTTCGGCTTTTGAGTCGATTGCGCACCAAAAAATGCAGCGTAGTCCGTATTTTTACAGTGAACTAACGGAATAAAACCTAGATCGCTTAATTCTTTTTCACGTCGATCAGTAATCGCTATCTCAGTTGGGCATTTAAATGCAACTTCACCATCATTAGTTTTGAACGTATGTACTGGTAAGCCTTCAACCATGCCACCACCTTCAACACCACGAATCGCAGCACACCAACCATGTTGGTCAAATGCATTAGTTAAGCGTGTACCAAAAGCATATGCAGCATTCATCCATAGATATTCATCATGGTTTTGACCTGAAACATCTTCTACAAAATTAAAGCCTTCCGTTGCCCAACCTTCTTTAGGATCATAAGGCAAACGTCCTAAAACTCTCGGCATCGTCAAAGCAACATAGCGAGAGTCATCACTTTCACGGAAAGAACGCCATTGTACGTATTCTGCTGTTTCAAAGACTTTTGAAACATCACGTGGACGATCAATATCGGTAAATGACTCTAATCCCAACATATTACTACTTGCAGCCGAAATAAACGGCGCATGGGCGGCAGCAGCTACATGTGACATTTGTTCCAACAGATACATATCTGAAGGCGTACGGTCAAATTCAAAATCACCAATTAATGTTGCGTATGGTGCTCCACCAAATGAGCCATATTCTTCTTCATAGACTTTTTTGAATAACGTACTTTGATCGAAATCTGTCGCACCTTGGAAATCTTTCACCAACTCTTTTTTCGTTGTATTCAACATACGAATTTTAATTAAAGGATTCGAAGGTGATTCTTGACAGAAATAATATAAACCGCGCCAAGTCGATTCAATTTTCTGAAATTGTTCGTGATGCATGATTTGGCTGAGTTGCTTTGAGATTAATGCATCAATTTCAGCGATACGTTTATCAATCGACAAAGACATATTCTCAGAAACAGTAATTGTTCCCGCCATCACCTCTTTGGCTAATTCACCAATCAAGCTTTTGGCACGATCATGCTCTTCATCATTACGTGCAATTCGACTACGTTCTACAATTGAATCAAGTAAACCAATCTCTTCTACAGCTGTATCTTGTTGTGCATTATTTGCCTGTAAATTACTCATGATCAGGACCCGCCTCTGCACTTAATTTACGAATCTGATCAGTGTTTTGCAAAACTTCATCAAGCAAATCTTCTAAACGTTCACTATTCGAAATTTTATTTCTCAAGTCGGTTAAACGCTCACGTGCCTCAACCAATTTTTTCAGAGGATCTACCTGCTGTACAACATTCTCAGGTCTAAAATCTGCCATTGATTTAAATGTCAAATCAACTGACATACGGCCACCTTCTTCAGTCAACGTATTTTCAACTTGATAAGCTGCTCGTGGAGACAATGATTCCATAACTTCATCAATATTTTCTAAATCAACATTGACGAATTTTTTATCTTTTAGCTTAGTTTTTTCTAATTCAGATGCTGCTGAGAAATCGCCCAACACACCAACAACAAAAGGAAGCTCCTTAACCTCTTTCCCATCACCAACTTCTACATCATAAGTAAGTTGCACACGAGGTGGCCTAATTCGTTGTAATTTTTTCTGTACACTTTCACGTTTTGCCATTTTTGTTATCCATTAAATACTAATAAAGAAAATTACATTGGGAAGTTTGGTCGCGTTGTTGTAGCAGGTTTTGGTGCTACAGGTGTAGTTGCTGGTGGCGTCGTACGTACTGGAGTCGCTCTCACTGGAGTTGTACGATTTTTTACTGTACGTACTTTTGCTGGTTTTGTTGTCTTGGTTACTGAAGATGCTTGACTTTCCTGTTTTTCAACCAAAATAGCTGCTGGTGCTGCACTTTTAACAGCATCAACGAAACTCTTTGCTACAGGATAGGTTTTGTCTTCAGTTAAATACCTAACTTCGGTATTGATCATTTTATTCAAAGCATCCTTTGCAAGGCTAATGCCTGCAAGAAATTTAACATCAGTCAGTGTTGTGCTTTGTATATTTTGACCTTCCAAAAAATTCACGAGTTGTAATGCTTTATCATTTTTCCCAAGTTGCTGAAATTTTTCAGCAGCTGATACCAAAAGCATGTCCTTATTATCTTTGTTTTTCTTATCACAAACTTGAGCATAGATCGACAAGAGCTCTGGGCTCGTTTCACCTGCCACGACTGGATAATCTTTAATACACGATTTTTTTAGTTTGATTTCATCATCTGCGTAAGTGAAACTAGTCACAAGTGATGCTCCAAGAACTAAAAAGCATGAAATAAAATTCTTATTCAAAACTAACCTCAATATTCTCATAATTTCAGTTTTTCAATGATTTACTATAGATGTTTTATAGGTTTGTATATTTAAAACTGCTATGTTTATTTTAAAATTTCTTCAAAATAAAACTAAAAAAAACCTAACCCGTCAAGTTAATTTTCGTATCAAGAATATAAATTATTAATTTTTAATACTTTTTATGAAAAATAAATAATATACACAATATGACACCTTCACAAAAATTATTTTTTATGTAAAATATTTTTTAGACGAATTTTGAAAATTATTAAGTCTTTGATTTTTATATACTAATATAAATTTAAAGTATTACCAGTTAGAAAATTTATAATTTAGTCACTAGAAAACAGTGTATTCATGAGAGAAAAAAATGACAGATTTAAAAGTTTTAATTAAAAAACTATCAACTTCATCTCGTACTTCATTAGAACAATCTGCAAATTTATGTGTAAATCATCAAAATTTTGAAATCGAAATTGAGCATTTTTTTGTCAAATTATTAGAACAACCACAAAATGATATTGAAATATTACTAAACAAATACAAAATCTCTAAAGATGGTTTAGTTGCCGATTTACTTGAATGTATTTCGCAACTCCCAAAAGGAAATACGCGTACTCCTATCTTTTCAAAATCTATAGTTCGGCTGTTAGAACAAGCATGGTTATTAGCTTCAGCTGAACAAGATCCAGTCATCCGAAGTGGTCATTTGTTGATTGCCCTTCTTACAGCATCTGATCTTTATCAAATTGCGATTCGGGCATCTAGTTTATTTGATCTGTTCCCGATCGATACAATGAAGCATAAGTTTCTAGAAATTTGCTTGAACAGTTCTGAAAATATTCAAGTGAATAATCAAGAGAATAATGCACAAGAAATAGCTGTTAATACTGAATCAGATAATGTAACTAAAAAAACACCAGCATTGGATCAATTCACGATTAATTTAACTGAAAAAGCCAAAAAAGGGGGCATTGACCCTGTCATTGGCCGTGAATATGAAATTCGCTTAATGCTCGATATTTTAATGCGTCGACGTCAAAACAACCCGATTTTGACAGGTGAACCTGGTGTTGGTAAGACTGCTGTTGTTGAAGGCTTAGCTTTAAAAATTTCCCAAAACCAAGTCCCTGATGCATTAAAAAATGTGCAAGTACATTCCTTGGATATGGGACTGTTACAAGCAGGTGCAAGTGTTAAGGGTGAGTTCGAAAATCGCTTAAAACAAGTCATTCAAGAAGTCCAACAATCAGCACATCCGATTATCTTATTTATCGATGAAGCACACACTATGATTGGTGCTGGTGGGCAAGCTGGGCAAAATGATGCAGCGAATTTATTAAAGCCTGCGCTTGCACGTGGTGAGTTAAGAACAATCGCGGCAACAACTTGGGCTGAATATAAACAGTATTTTGAGAAAGATGCAGCTTTAAGTCGTCGCTTCCAAGTGGTTAAAGTTGAAGAACCCACTGAAGAAGTGGCAATTGATATGCTACGTGCCATGATCCCAGTCATGGCAAATCATTTTAATTTACGTATTGATGATGAAGCGATCGTAACAGCAGTTCATTCCTCACATCGTTATATCAGTGGTCGCCAACTACCAGATAAAGCAATTAGTGTACTTGACACAGCTGCAGCCCGTGTTGCACTCACTCAAAATGCTCAACCGGTGAAACTAGATCAGCTTAAAGCACAACAGCATAATTTGTATCTTGAATTAAACATTATTGAAAATGAGCACTTGCATAATCCTATTCATGACGAGCGCTTAACTCAACTCAAAGCATCTTTGGATGTTCTCAATCAAGATATTGAAAATACTGAAAAGCAGTGGCAAACCGAGCTTCATTTTATTCAACAAATTCAAAGCTTAGAACAAAGCGAAACTGCTGCCCAACAAGCTACAAAGGATGAAATTCTAAAAATTCGTTCGCAGCTACACGCATCCCAAGGTCAAGAACCTCTTGTTTTTGAACGTGTTAATGCACATATCATCAATGAAATTATTTCAGATTGGACAGGTATACCTGTCGGAAAAATGGTCAATGATGAGATCAAACAGATTTTAAGTTTAGAAGAAAAACTTGAACAGCGTGTGATGGGACAAGACTATGCACTTCATCAACTGGTTCAAGGTATTAAGACCTCAAAAGCTCGTTTAGAAGACCCGAATAAGCCACAAGGTGTATTCATGCTTGTCGGTCCGAGTGGTGTGGGTAAAACAGAGACTGCTTTAGCACTTGCAAATGAACTCTATGGTGGTGAGTCACACCTCATCACCATCAATATGTCTGAGTACCAAGAAGCACATACAGTTTCATCCTTAAAAGGTGCGCCTCCAGGCTATGTCGGTTATGGTCAAGGTGGTGTACTGACAGAAGCTGTGCGTCGTAATCCGTATAGTGTTGTGCTATTGGACGAAATCGAAAAATCTCACAGTGACGTGCAAGAGCTTTTCTATCAAGTATTTGATAAAGGCACACTTGAAGATGGCGAAGGTCGTGTGATTGATTTTAAAAATACCACGATTTTACTCACCTCAAATACTGGCTCAAATGCCATTATGCAAGCTTGCCTTAACCAGCCTGTTGAAGAGTGGCCAAATGCAGACGAACTGATCGAACAGCTTAAACCAAGTTTATACAAACAATTCAAACCTGCTTTCCTTGGTCGTATGCGAATTGTGCCGTATTTCCCACTTCATGATGATCTTTTAGTCCGCATTATCGTGCATAAATTAGGCAAAATTACTGCGCGTTTAGAAAAACAATATGAAACAAAGGTTACGCATAGTGATGATTTAATTGAATTGATTTTAAGTCGTTGCACTGAAGTCGATAGTGGTGCACGTAATGTAGACAATATTTTAAACTCTACAGTACTACCCGCTTTAGCCACTGAAATCTTGGTTGCATTGGCTGAGCAAAAACTTCCAAAGACAATTCATATCGATGTGAAAGATGATGAAATCATTTACCTTTTAGATCCACAAGACAAAGTCGCTAAGAAAAAAACCAGTAAAAAGACAAAGAGTGTGGAAGCTTAAATATACGAGTATAGAAAATGGATATTAATTTAGACGCATTATTAGAACCCATATCAGAAGAACATCCATGTGGTGATGATTTATCATTTTCTAATGATTTTCATGACATTAAAAAAGCACGCACGCATGATGATCCTTTGCTTGACCAAGGCGATTGGGTTGCCGAGCCGAAACAAGCAGATTGGTCATTTGTAGCAGACAAAACCGTTCAATTATTGTCAGAAAAAACCAAAGATATCCGTCTACTTACGTGGTTGACGGAAGCTTGGGCGAATTTATATGGTTTTGAAGGTCTAATTAAAGGGCTTGAACTCAGTCACCGTATATTGGAACAATATTGGCTCAAGCTTCATCCTGAAATTGAAGATGACGATTTAGATCAACGACTTGGTTTATTACAAGGGTTTACAACCCAACTTCCGAACTTAATTAAGAATGTTCCACTGATTAATATTCAACCATTCTATTCTCTTGCGCAGTATGAAAGTTTTTTACACTTACAAAATACTCGACGCAAACAAGCTGAAGATTCAGATAGTGTAGAAGCTTCTGTAGAATTGGACCAATTCAATCAAGCACTTTTTAATACTTCTCGTACCTTTCAATACCAAAGTTATCAGCAATTTCAAGAAATTTTGCAGCACTGGAATATTATTAAACAAGTCCTTGACGCTTTAATGGAGTTAGAAGCGCCTAGTTTCGCGAGTATTGATTCACAACTTGAAAATATTCAAATGAATCTGAAAAAAATCTATAAAGCAGAATCATTTGGAAGTACGACTCATGTCGCGGCTACTGAAGATAATCCCGTACAAGCTAATCCTGTAGCAACCAATGAAAACCATGTGCATCCTATTGTTCAGCAAGCTCAAGGCTTTCAGCCTCAACCGCAAAGCCATTTACAAAATCGTGAACAAGCAATGCGTGTTTTACAAGATATTGCAGATTATTTTCAAACCAATGAACCACATAGCCCAGTCAGTTATATGCTACAAAAAACCATTAAGTGGAGCCAAATGCCTTTGCATGAATGGTTAACTCAAGTCATTAAAAATGAAAACCCTCTTGATTCTATTCAAGAATTGTTGGGTGTAAACCAAAATAATGAATCTTCAGAGTGGTAATAATTTATGTTTAAAGCAGAAAAAATACTTTGGGGTGAAGGTTTATTTTTAAGACCACAGCATTTCCAATTACAAGATAGCTATCAAGAACAACGTTTAAATCATACGATTCGCTCAACAATTCCATATCCTTACGGCATAAAAAATTTACGCTTTGATGAAACTCAGCTCGGTACACATATCCTTGCTTTAGAACAGATCGACATGATTTGGCAAGATGGTGAGATTTATCAAGCACCTGCTAAAGATTTATTACCACAGCCAATCTTATTGGATGAGCTAAATTTACGTGGTGAAATGGTCATCTATTTGGCATTACCGTTGTTACAGCCAAATAAGAAAAATCTTTCAGATGATCTGGATAAACAGCCTGCACGTTATCATTCCTATCTCAATGAAACGCATGATTTATTTACTGATGCGACACCAGCTGAGATTACATTCCTCAGACGTCGTACTGAATTCAAACTTTTTGATGTCCAAGCTGATCCGAATCAAGACTTGGATGGTTTTTTATATTTAGCAATTGGTAAAATAAAAAGACATAGTTCTGGCAGTTTTGAATTAGATACCAAATATATTCCACCGATTTTACATATCCAATCTAACGAAACATTGCTGTCGAATCTAAAACGTACGTTGAATGTCGTTCGTGCAAAAATCAAAATGATTCAAACCAATAATCGTGAAAATGAACAAAAGCTGATTGAATTTCGTTCTGGTGATATTGTTTCTTTCTGGTTGGTCAATGCATTAAATACAGCACATGCAACATTAAACCATCTATTACAGAATCCGCAAATTCACCCAGAAAAATTATTCTTTGAATTATTACGTTTAACAGGCTCTTTGTTAACATTTTCAACGGCATATGAAGTTGAACATTTACCTCAATACCAACACCATAATTTACAAGATAGTTTTACCCAGCTCGATAAAATTTTACGTGAACTTTTAGATACGATTATCTCGAGCCGTTATATCAGCATTGCACTAAAAGAAATTCGTCCATCTTATTGGGTTGGAAGTCTTGAAACAGATAAAATCACCAAAGAAACTAGGCTGTATATTGCTGTATCTAGCAGTATGATGCAAACCCATGAACTGATTCAGATTGTTCCATTACGCTTTAAAGTCGGTAATACCGTCGATGTTGAACAACGTGTTGTTGCTGCACTACCTGCAATTCCAATTCATCATTTGGTTCAGATTCCAACCGCAATCCCAGTACGTTCAGGTGTGAGTTATTTTGAAATAGAACCACATCATGAAATGTATCAACGCATGCTTGATTCAGAAACAATCTGTATCTATGTCCCTGCAGGATTCCAAGACATTAGTATTGAATTAATCGCTGTGATGAATGGTTAAGGAGAATAATTAAATGAATCAAAATAATGCAGCTCCTTCACTATTCGATGATGGACAAATTGGTATCGGTTCTTTACCGCAGCAACCTAAAAATACGCAAGCAACAAATTTGGTCGACTTGCTACATGATGGTTTTTATATCGTATTCCTTATCAAAAATCAGTATGTCCCTGAGAATGCCGACCGTTTTAAAGAGAAAATTTTAGATTTACTTAATCGTTTTGAACATCAAGCGAAAAAACTACAGTTTTCACCTGAAGATATTCATGATGCGAAGTATGCCTATTGTGCACTACTTGATGAAACTATCGTGACACAACAAGATCCTGCATTTTTTAATCTGCAAAACCATTGGTTGATTAGCCCACTACAATTGACTTTGTTTGGTTCACAGCTTGCAGGTTATCGATTTTTTGAGTTTTTAGAACTGATTCGAGGACGAGGTAAAGAACGATTGGCTTCAATGGAAGTATTTCATTATTGCTTACTACTTGGTTTTCAAGGTAAATATCGAATTGAATCCATTGAAAGTTTGAATCATTTGGTTGCACGGGTTGGTGATGAAATTGACTATTTGAAAGGTAAAAAAACTGCTTTTTCACCATTTGCAGCACTACCAGATCAAATTAAGAATATTATTCATAAAGAATTACCATTCGCTTGGATTCTCATTTTTCTATTGATCTTTGCCTTGCTTACATTTACAGGGTTGAGATTCATGTTAAATAAAAATGAAACCTCCTCTCTCGCCAAATTTAATAATGTGATTTCAGCACCTGCGGAACAAGCCAATATTACGATTCACTTGCCTTAATGATCGGGTAATATCATGACACAAGAAAAACAAACATCGATTAGAATATTACAAAGTAAACCTACAAAGAAGACTTTAGGTAAATCTACGATTTTTTTATTAGGATTACTGACTGGTGTTATCATCGCCAGTATTTTTTTCTTAGCTTTTATGCAGATCAATTCGACAAAAAACTTAAATACAACAGCAATAACGGATTCCTCATCAGAAATACAACAATCCAATGAATCTCGTGATGAAGAGAATTCAGCATCACATCATGATGAAAGTTCTGTCGCTTATAAACAGCATATGGATGATAAAGATTTTAATAAAATGTTTAAGCATGAAAATAAATCTACAGAACAGAAAAATCCGAGCGGTTCTCCATTTGAACAAATTATAAAACCTGAAGTTAAACAACTTCCCCCTACAATTCATAAACCACAAAGTACAACCATAAAGCCGACTACAAATCAGGTAAAACCAAAACCTGAGGCTAATATCAAAGTTGCTGCAAAAGAGATTAAGCCAGAACCAGAAGAAATTTCACCAGAAGGTTCCGTGAAAATGTCGATTGAAAAAAAGGTTGTTGAAGACAAACCATGATTTTGTTTGTTGTTTGTTGTTTTATTTTCCTTGTACTCTGCCTTAGCTTTTTAATGTCTTATGAGCTACGGCATAAAACAATAGACTTTTTTAAATCTTTAATACCGCATGGAAAAAGTAAGTTTGACTCAGCAAAAAGTTTTGCTGAGCAAATGAATCAGGCTGCATCAGCAAATCAAACGCAAACACATTGGCATCTACAGCAGTGGTGGATCTTGATTGCTGGCTTTTTCTTATTATCAAGCATCCTAGTTTTTGCATTTACTCGTCCCATTGATCCAACTAAAGTGGAAGCTGAATATTTAAGAAAAACTGACCCACAAATTTACGCCTTACTCAACGGTGAAATTTTGAGTCCGCCGCCAGAAGTAGATGAAGGTTTAATTGATGCCGCAATTATACAAGCTCAAATATTAGAAGGACAAAATCCCGTACCAAGTCTGCAAATCCCAGCTGGCAATCCAACTGTTATTAACAACGAAGAATTTGGGGACCAGCGTAGTAGCTTTGATACAACAATGATTGACCGTAAATGGGACAAAATGCACCCAAGCTATAAACAGCGATTACTCATGGTCTTTAAAATTATGAAAGAACGACACGGTTATGAAATGGTTCTCCTCGAAGGTTATCGTAGTCCTGAGCGCCAAACACGTTTATCTGGAAATGCAGCAACAACATTAGCAAAAGCCTATCAAAGTTATCATCAATTTGGTTTAGCGGCTGACGTTGCATTTAAACGTGATGGAAAAGTTGTTATTTCTGAACGTGATCCTTGGGCATGGAAAGGCTATCAACTTTATGGTGTTGTTGCTGAATCTGTTGGCTTAACATGGGGAGGACGTTGGACACGTATTCATGACTATGGTCATACAGAATTCCGCATGCCAGGACTTCGTAAAAACCGTGAATCAGCGGAAAGATTGATAGCAGAAGCTCAAGGACAAGGTTTAATGGCGAACAATATTAGTCCGAATTGATTATCTATTTAATTTCGCTTTAATGTACGCTATAACTTACACAATGTGACGAAATCTGCATCTTTTCACATTCTTCAAAATCACCTATTCTAGTTGCATAGGGAACTGGAATTTTCCAAAATAAAAACAATAGTTTATAAAAATAGTATAAATAGATGTATCTATAAATAAGTAGTAGACAGGCAGTTTACTACAATAATGAATACAAGAAAGCCTCGACAGGATGTCGAGGCTTTCTTAATTATATATTTCAGCGCCTTGAGTGATGGAAATGTAAACCTAAAAATACTGCCACTTCGTACATATATTTTCCGCCCAATAAAAAACACCCCCTTCCTTATCAGAAG containing:
- a CDS encoding M15 family metallopeptidase, with the translated sequence MILFVVCCFIFLVLCLSFLMSYELRHKTIDFFKSLIPHGKSKFDSAKSFAEQMNQAASANQTQTHWHLQQWWILIAGFFLLSSILVFAFTRPIDPTKVEAEYLRKTDPQIYALLNGEILSPPPEVDEGLIDAAIIQAQILEGQNPVPSLQIPAGNPTVINNEEFGDQRSSFDTTMIDRKWDKMHPSYKQRLLMVFKIMKERHGYEMVLLEGYRSPERQTRLSGNAATTLAKAYQSYHQFGLAADVAFKRDGKVVISERDPWAWKGYQLYGVVAESVGLTWGGRWTRIHDYGHTEFRMPGLRKNRESAERLIAEAQGQGLMANNISPN